One window of the Niallia circulans genome contains the following:
- a CDS encoding ion channel: MFYVLLALILFFIAMSLKTLFVPYQRKEKWVSFENFMYLIFVYITIMIGFGLIYTLFQMNGIPVYNDGQAPSLNYDFFHTLHTSIYFSGVTLFSVGFGDLMPIGMGRMVVLIEALIGYTIPAAFVARAVFDLNN; encoded by the coding sequence ATGTTTTATGTCTTATTAGCACTCATTCTATTTTTTATTGCAATGAGCTTAAAAACACTATTTGTTCCTTACCAGAGAAAAGAAAAATGGGTCTCATTCGAGAATTTTATGTACTTAATCTTTGTCTATATCACCATTATGATTGGCTTTGGTCTAATCTATACATTATTCCAGATGAATGGCATCCCGGTTTATAATGATGGACAGGCACCTTCTTTAAACTATGATTTCTTTCATACACTCCATACAAGTATTTATTTTAGCGGGGTGACTTTATTTTCCGTAGGGTTTGGCGACTTAATGCCAATTGGGATGGGGAGGATGGTTGTCCTTATTGAGGCGTTGATCGGATACACAATTCCCGCTGCTTTTGTAGCACGGGCAGTATTTGATCTGAACAACTAG
- the bcp gene encoding thioredoxin-dependent thiol peroxidase, with the protein MSVHIGETVPDFELEANNGEKIKLSDYRGKNVVLYFYPKDMTPGCTTEACDFRDNHEDFQGYNAVVLGVSPDPISRHQKFIEKHELPFLLLADENHEVAESFDVWKLKKNFGKEYMGIERSTFLIDKEGKLAMEWRKVKVAGHVAEIKQALEKIEA; encoded by the coding sequence ATGTCTGTTCATATTGGAGAAACAGTGCCAGATTTTGAGTTAGAAGCAAATAATGGAGAGAAAATAAAATTATCCGATTATCGAGGAAAGAATGTTGTCTTATATTTTTATCCGAAAGATATGACACCAGGATGTACAACAGAAGCATGTGATTTTCGCGATAATCATGAAGATTTCCAAGGATACAACGCAGTAGTACTAGGAGTCAGCCCTGATCCGATTTCAAGACATCAGAAATTTATCGAAAAGCACGAGCTGCCATTCCTGTTATTAGCGGATGAAAATCATGAAGTAGCGGAAAGCTTTGATGTTTGGAAACTAAAAAAGAATTTTGGAAAAGAGTATATGGGAATTGAAAGATCAACCTTCCTGATCGACAAAGAAGGGAAGCTTGCGATGGAATGGCGCAAAGTAAAAGTCGCTGGCCATGTAGCAGAAATCAAACAAGCTTTAGAAAAAATCGAAGCCTAA
- the perR gene encoding peroxide-responsive transcriptional repressor PerR — MSVEHNELQEALDKLKETGVRITPQRHAILEYLISSMSHPTADEIYKALEGKFPNMSVATVYNNLRVFREVNLVKELTYGDSSSRFDFITSHHYHIICKECGKIVDFHYPGLDEVEQFASHVSGFKISHHRLEIYGTCPDCAQKEAH, encoded by the coding sequence ATGTCCGTGGAACATAATGAGTTGCAAGAAGCTCTTGATAAGCTGAAAGAAACAGGAGTGCGCATTACCCCGCAGCGTCATGCGATACTTGAATATTTAATAAGCTCAATGTCACATCCGACTGCCGATGAAATTTATAAAGCACTTGAAGGCAAATTTCCAAATATGAGTGTAGCCACTGTTTATAATAATTTAAGAGTTTTTCGTGAAGTGAATTTAGTAAAGGAACTGACATACGGAGATTCCTCCAGCCGGTTTGATTTTATAACTTCTCATCATTATCATATTATCTGTAAAGAGTGTGGCAAAATAGTTGATTTCCATTATCCAGGACTTGATGAGGTAGAGCAATTTGCCAGCCATGTTTCAGGATTCAAAATCAGCCACCACCGTCTGGAAATTTACGGTACTTGTCCTGATTGTGCTCAAAAAGAAGCGCACTAA
- a CDS encoding nucleotidyltransferase-like protein produces MEDILRPIYQERASQTNTLGVLIIDKKQNEMTVTDTFDTVMLIIVKEAEQPVFIKHYTYADKKAALHIVTEKQLRSWILLGNNKRIFEWIYNGRVVFDRNEFIYRLKNELKEFPVNERKQKMALEFAKLIKRYMDGKAFFENKHYLDAYNDIVHSLHHLARLAVIENGFHPEVTVWSQVKQMEPEIYKLYVELVNSDEPIEKRLELLFLASEFLIHSRMRTSTSYILDILKEKDAWTFSELLEKEELLIYAVDLGMLIEYLIDKHLIEVVNISTKSPGVYHRCYRVLEKK; encoded by the coding sequence ATGGAAGATATTCTTCGTCCTATATATCAAGAAAGAGCTAGCCAGACAAATACATTGGGCGTATTAATCATTGATAAGAAACAAAATGAGATGACCGTGACAGATACTTTTGATACAGTCATGCTAATTATTGTGAAAGAAGCAGAACAGCCTGTTTTTATCAAGCACTATACATATGCAGATAAGAAAGCGGCTCTACATATTGTTACAGAAAAACAATTAAGAAGCTGGATTTTATTAGGGAATAACAAAAGAATTTTTGAATGGATATATAATGGGAGAGTTGTTTTTGATCGCAATGAATTTATTTATCGACTCAAAAATGAGTTAAAAGAATTTCCCGTTAACGAAAGAAAACAAAAAATGGCGCTAGAATTCGCCAAGCTTATTAAACGATATATGGATGGGAAAGCGTTCTTTGAAAATAAACATTATCTGGACGCCTATAATGATATTGTTCATTCCTTACATCATTTAGCTCGATTAGCTGTGATCGAAAATGGATTCCACCCAGAAGTAACGGTATGGAGCCAAGTAAAACAAATGGAGCCAGAAATCTATAAACTATATGTAGAATTAGTAAATAGTGATGAGCCTATTGAAAAGAGACTCGAGCTATTATTCTTAGCAAGTGAATTTTTAATTCATTCAAGAATGAGAACAAGCACAAGCTATATACTCGATATATTAAAAGAAAAAGACGCTTGGACATTTAGCGAACTGTTAGAAAAAGAAGAACTGCTTATTTACGCAGTTGATTTAGGAATGTTGATCGAATACTTAATCGATAAGCATTTAATAGAAGTAGTCAACATTTCTACGAAAAGTCCAGGTGTTTATCATCGATGTTATCGTGTTTTAGAAAAAAAATAA